One window of Natronomonas salsuginis genomic DNA carries:
- a CDS encoding MFS transporter, with translation MHSTSSDRESIFGGYEGRLLGLISLATLSGNGAQLLLPPLLPEIINDLAISSTAAGIGLSLMWIFTAAFHYPGGRFSDVLTRKSLLIPSIGIMLSGLLFILIFTNSIGFFIGIIILGIGAGIYTPVAFAQLSDLYIRRRGLALGVNTASLNLGGFFGAIIAVVSLQFFTWRQAFIPLIFTLLIVMILLHYYNDSSYSYSGINLDLTSSIRRLIQTKKIRWALLATVCFGFVWQGILSFYPVFMQAEKGISVTLSGILFGGIFLIGTVVTPVAGRVGDNWGYLYVGVLSTVLTGLGLFFIITFSTFKPLILGTFILALGLSSFWPAMNTYLLSSFPMKNMGGDYGATRTIFIIAESAGPLYIGIMGDYSTFNLGFSTLLISLVISLGIILFLIKFHGEV, from the coding sequence AGTCGATCTTCGGAGGTTACGAAGGTCGTTTACTTGGATTAATATCTTTAGCAACTCTAAGCGGGAATGGTGCACAACTCCTTTTACCACCTCTATTACCAGAGATAATCAACGATCTCGCGATTTCATCGACAGCAGCCGGAATTGGTTTGTCTCTTATGTGGATATTTACAGCTGCTTTCCATTATCCCGGCGGGAGGTTTTCTGATGTATTGACTCGGAAATCCTTACTGATCCCTAGTATTGGGATCATGCTATCTGGATTGCTTTTTATATTAATATTTACTAATTCAATAGGATTTTTCATCGGTATTATTATCCTTGGAATTGGTGCTGGCATCTATACACCAGTAGCGTTTGCGCAACTCTCTGACCTCTATATTCGCCGGAGAGGCCTAGCGCTTGGTGTTAATACGGCTTCTCTGAATTTAGGAGGCTTTTTTGGAGCAATCATAGCAGTTGTCAGTCTCCAGTTTTTTACATGGCGTCAGGCATTTATCCCATTAATTTTTACATTACTTATAGTTATGATATTATTACACTACTATAACGATAGCTCGTATAGTTATTCCGGTATAAATCTTGACCTGACATCTTCTATTAGACGCCTTATTCAAACAAAAAAAATACGCTGGGCTCTCCTCGCGACTGTATGCTTTGGATTCGTGTGGCAAGGAATTTTAAGCTTTTACCCTGTATTCATGCAAGCAGAAAAAGGAATATCTGTGACCCTAAGCGGGATTTTATTTGGTGGAATCTTCCTTATCGGTACTGTTGTGACCCCGGTAGCAGGCAGAGTTGGCGATAATTGGGGCTACCTCTACGTAGGGGTACTGTCAACAGTCCTTACTGGACTAGGTTTATTTTTTATTATAACGTTTTCCACTTTTAAACCCCTCATTCTTGGAACATTTATTCTTGCACTCGGCTTGTCAAGCTTTTGGCCAGCAATGAATACATATTTGTTAAGTTCTTTTCCAATGAAAAACATGGGTGGTGATTACGGAGCGACTCGGACCATCTTCATAATCGCCGAAAGTGCTGGGCCCCTCTATATTGGCATTATGGGCGATTATTCCACATTTAATCTTGGATTTTCAACACTTTTGATTAGCTTGGTGATTTCACTAGGGA